One Caretta caretta isolate rCarCar2 chromosome 8, rCarCar1.hap1, whole genome shotgun sequence DNA window includes the following coding sequences:
- the KIF20A gene encoding kinesin-like protein KIF20A isoform X1: protein MAQGLLSQQGLLSDEEITASPLLESTAAEFGSGLRKDLLSDFSAISPSLGESQQVKISAQQSGNQTRGQSWSCSPGTKPGAASEDNNGKVKVYLRVRPLKPSELEKQEDQGCVCIENSETLLLRAPQDSFTMRSTARGVGQAVHKFTFTQIFGAEVGQKAFFDETMGEVLKDVLHGQNWLVYTYGITNSGKTHTIQGSSKDGGILPRSLAVIFNSVEDRLYKAMDLKPSLSSEVAWLDSKQVHQEETKKLVLLCGGLREEEVLTPLKKSHSAESQFQAATSASFDSGVGGLSSTSQFANQSSISQLEELGPRWADPDRISLLTVDVQVSIWVSFFEIYNEQIYDLLDTPLPGQYRKRQMLRLCEDQTGSPYVKDLNWINVQDADEAWKLLKLGRKNQSFACTHLNENSSRSHSVFSIRILHLKGSSSEMLPKISELSLCDLAGSERCKNQKSGDRMKEANNINTSLHTLGRCIAALRQNQQSKLKQSVVPFRDSKLTRVFQGFFTGRGRSCMIVNINQCASTYDETLHVAKFSAIASQLVQAPPTKLALPSIQSLIKEHTRRDSRSSGAGSKQEVETDEESDDDAEVSMYDKEDLPRAVEVLWDLLVQERQDRMHLEMRLREELCNEMLEQLQQKEQWCSQHLDTQKELLVELYEDKLNNLKESLTDYYQERIQERDEKIEELEAALQEAKLQSEALERKEQEQPLRRSKRAVAAASTLQQELLEVKAKLEQCQSELNTTTAELHRYQKQLEPPPSAKPLTLDVDRKLEDGQKNVKLLRSELQRLGTSLQAAERACCHTTSAGKLREALCTCDDILARQDQTLAELQNNMMLVKLDLRKKATCIAEQYHTVQKLQAPSTSTLKKRFCANRENLQPSQPPGKKPFLHGFLSRSPAHPRMAESSPYSRILRARRSPVLKALPSSKKY, encoded by the exons ATGGCCCAGGGactcctctcccagcaggggctgCTCTCTGACGAGGAGATCACAGCCTCGCCCCTGCTCGAATCCACAGCTGCGGAGTTTGGGTCCGGCCTGCGCAAAGATTTGCTATCAGATTTCTCTGCTATTTCCCCAAGCCTGGGGGAATCCCAGCAG GTTAAGATATCAGCCCAACAGAGCGGGAACCAAAccaggggtcagagctggagttgTAGTCCAGGAACCAAGCCAGGG GCTGCATCTGAGGACAATAATGGGAAAGTGAAGGTGTATCTGAGAGTCCGGCCCCTGAAGCCATCTGAGCTGGAGAAACAGGAGGATCAG GGCTGTGTCTGCATTGAGAATTCAGAGACCCTCCTTCTGAGAGCGCCCCAGGACTCTTTCACCATGCGGAGCACTGCACGGGGGGTAGGCCAGGCAGTGCATAAATTCACCTTCACCCAG atctttggggcagaggtggggcagaAGGCATTCTTTGATGAAACGATGGGCGAAGTGCTAAAGGATGTACTCCATGGGCAGAACTGGCTGGTTTACACCTATGGCATCACCAACTCTGGGAAGACACACACCATCCAGG GGAGCAGCAAAGATGGTGGGATCTTGCCTCGCTCCCTAGCTGTCATATTTAATAGTGTGGAGGATCGGCTCTACAAAGCTATGGATCTGAAGCCCTCGCTTTCCAGTGAGGTTGCCTGGCTGGACAGCAAACAGGTGCATCAGGAGGAGACCAAGAAGCTGGTCCTGCTGTGCGGGGGGCTGCGGGAG GAGGAAGTGCTGACTCCACTGAAGAAGAGCCACAGTGCAGAGtcccagttccaggctgccacTAGTGCCAGTTTTGACAGTGGGGTTGGTGGCCTCTCTTCTACCAGCCAGTTTGCCAACCAGTCAAGCATCAGCCAGCTAGAAG agctgggtccTCGCTGGGCTGATCCAGACCGCATCTCGCTCCTCACGGTGGATGTGCAGGTCTCCATCTGGGTCTCCTTCTTTGAGATTTACAATGAGCAGATCTATGACTTGCTGGACACGCCGTTGCCTGGCCAATACCGCAAAAGGCAGATGCTGCGGCTGTGCGAAGACCAGACTGGCAGCCCCTATGTGAAAG ATCTGAACTGGATCAATGTCCAAGATGCTGATGAGGCCTGGAAGCTCCTGAAACTGGGGCGGAAAAACCAGAGCTTTGCCTGCACCCACTTGAATGAGAACTCCAGCCGCAG TCACAGCGTCTTCTCAATTCGGATTCTGCACTTGAAGGGAAGCAGCAGTGAGATGCTCCCCAAAATCAGCGA GTTGTCCCTCTGTGACCTCGCTGGCTCGGAGCGCTGCAAGAACCAGAAAAGCGGGGACCGCATGAAGGAGGCAAATAACATCAACACCTCCCTGCACACGCTCGGCCGCTGCATCGCTGCGCTGCGCCAGAATCAGCAGTCCAA GCTGAAGCAGAGTGTTGTTCCCTTCCGGGACAGCAAGCTGACCCGTGTGTTTCAAGGCTTCTTCACGGGACGTGGGCGTTCCTGCATGATTGTCAACATTAACCAGTGCGCATCTACGTATGATGAGACCCTGCATGTGGCCAAGTTCTCAGCCATAGCCAGCCAG CTTGTTCAGGCGCCTCCCACAAAGCTGGCACTACCGTCTATCCAATCATTAATCAAGGAACACACCAGGCGAGACAGTAGGAGTTCAGGGGCAGGCTCAAAGCAAGAAGTGGAGACCGATGAAGAGAGCGACGATGATGCAGAAGTGTCCATGTATGATAAGGAG GACCTTCCGCGAGCGGTGGAGGTCCTGTGGGATCTTCTGGTGCAGGAGCGGCAGGACAGGATGCATCTGGAAATGCGCCTCCGTGAGGAGCTCTGCAATGAGATGCTAGAGCAGCTGCAACAGAAGGAGCAGTGGTGCAG CCAACACTTGGACACGCAGAAGGAGCTACTGGTGGAACTGTATGAGGATAAACTGAACAATCTGAAGGAGTCACTGACTGATTATTACCAGGAGAGGATTCAG GAGCGTGATGAAAAGATTGAAGAGCTGGAGGCTGCTCTGCAGGAGGCAAAGCTACAGTCAGAGGCCCTGGAGAGGAAAGAGCAGGAGCAGCCCCTGCGCAGATCAAAACGAGCAGTAGCAGCTGCATCCACTCTGCAGCAGGAGttgctggaagttaaagccaagCTGGAGCAGTGCCAATCAGAGCTGAACACCACTACTGCAG AGTTGCACAGGTACCAGAAGCAGCTGGAGCCACCTCCTTCTGCCAAACCCCTCACTCTGGATGTGGACAGGAAGCTGGAGGATGGACAAAAG AATGTGAAGCTGCTGCGGTCAGAGCTGCAAAGACTTGGGACGTCCCTCCAGGCTGCTGAGAGAGCATGTTGTCACACTACAAGTGCAGGAAAACTTCGAGAAGCCCTCTGCACCTGTGATGACATCCTGGCTAGACAG GACCAAACACTGGCGGAGTTGCAAAACAACATGATGTTGGTGAAGCTAGATCTGCGGAAGAAGGCAACCTGTATTGCTGAACAGTACCATACTGTGCAGAAGCTCCAGGCCCCTTCAACATCTACTTTAAAGAAACGCTTCTGTGCTAATAGGGAAAACCTGCAGCCAAGTCAGCCTCCTGGCAAGAAACCCTTCCTGCACGGCTTTCTGTCCCGCTCACCCGCACATCCTCGTATGGCAGAGAGCAGCCCCTATAGCCGTATCCTGCGTGCCCGGCGATCACCAGTACTCAAGGCCCTGCCCTCTAGTAAAAAATATTAA
- the KIF20A gene encoding kinesin-like protein KIF20A isoform X2: MAQGLLSQQGLLSDEEITASPLLESTAAEFGSGLRKDLLSDFSAISPSLGESQQAASEDNNGKVKVYLRVRPLKPSELEKQEDQGCVCIENSETLLLRAPQDSFTMRSTARGVGQAVHKFTFTQIFGAEVGQKAFFDETMGEVLKDVLHGQNWLVYTYGITNSGKTHTIQGSSKDGGILPRSLAVIFNSVEDRLYKAMDLKPSLSSEVAWLDSKQVHQEETKKLVLLCGGLREEEVLTPLKKSHSAESQFQAATSASFDSGVGGLSSTSQFANQSSISQLEELGPRWADPDRISLLTVDVQVSIWVSFFEIYNEQIYDLLDTPLPGQYRKRQMLRLCEDQTGSPYVKDLNWINVQDADEAWKLLKLGRKNQSFACTHLNENSSRSHSVFSIRILHLKGSSSEMLPKISELSLCDLAGSERCKNQKSGDRMKEANNINTSLHTLGRCIAALRQNQQSKLKQSVVPFRDSKLTRVFQGFFTGRGRSCMIVNINQCASTYDETLHVAKFSAIASQLVQAPPTKLALPSIQSLIKEHTRRDSRSSGAGSKQEVETDEESDDDAEVSMYDKEDLPRAVEVLWDLLVQERQDRMHLEMRLREELCNEMLEQLQQKEQWCSQHLDTQKELLVELYEDKLNNLKESLTDYYQERIQERDEKIEELEAALQEAKLQSEALERKEQEQPLRRSKRAVAAASTLQQELLEVKAKLEQCQSELNTTTAELHRYQKQLEPPPSAKPLTLDVDRKLEDGQKNVKLLRSELQRLGTSLQAAERACCHTTSAGKLREALCTCDDILARQDQTLAELQNNMMLVKLDLRKKATCIAEQYHTVQKLQAPSTSTLKKRFCANRENLQPSQPPGKKPFLHGFLSRSPAHPRMAESSPYSRILRARRSPVLKALPSSKKY; encoded by the exons ATGGCCCAGGGactcctctcccagcaggggctgCTCTCTGACGAGGAGATCACAGCCTCGCCCCTGCTCGAATCCACAGCTGCGGAGTTTGGGTCCGGCCTGCGCAAAGATTTGCTATCAGATTTCTCTGCTATTTCCCCAAGCCTGGGGGAATCCCAGCAG GCTGCATCTGAGGACAATAATGGGAAAGTGAAGGTGTATCTGAGAGTCCGGCCCCTGAAGCCATCTGAGCTGGAGAAACAGGAGGATCAG GGCTGTGTCTGCATTGAGAATTCAGAGACCCTCCTTCTGAGAGCGCCCCAGGACTCTTTCACCATGCGGAGCACTGCACGGGGGGTAGGCCAGGCAGTGCATAAATTCACCTTCACCCAG atctttggggcagaggtggggcagaAGGCATTCTTTGATGAAACGATGGGCGAAGTGCTAAAGGATGTACTCCATGGGCAGAACTGGCTGGTTTACACCTATGGCATCACCAACTCTGGGAAGACACACACCATCCAGG GGAGCAGCAAAGATGGTGGGATCTTGCCTCGCTCCCTAGCTGTCATATTTAATAGTGTGGAGGATCGGCTCTACAAAGCTATGGATCTGAAGCCCTCGCTTTCCAGTGAGGTTGCCTGGCTGGACAGCAAACAGGTGCATCAGGAGGAGACCAAGAAGCTGGTCCTGCTGTGCGGGGGGCTGCGGGAG GAGGAAGTGCTGACTCCACTGAAGAAGAGCCACAGTGCAGAGtcccagttccaggctgccacTAGTGCCAGTTTTGACAGTGGGGTTGGTGGCCTCTCTTCTACCAGCCAGTTTGCCAACCAGTCAAGCATCAGCCAGCTAGAAG agctgggtccTCGCTGGGCTGATCCAGACCGCATCTCGCTCCTCACGGTGGATGTGCAGGTCTCCATCTGGGTCTCCTTCTTTGAGATTTACAATGAGCAGATCTATGACTTGCTGGACACGCCGTTGCCTGGCCAATACCGCAAAAGGCAGATGCTGCGGCTGTGCGAAGACCAGACTGGCAGCCCCTATGTGAAAG ATCTGAACTGGATCAATGTCCAAGATGCTGATGAGGCCTGGAAGCTCCTGAAACTGGGGCGGAAAAACCAGAGCTTTGCCTGCACCCACTTGAATGAGAACTCCAGCCGCAG TCACAGCGTCTTCTCAATTCGGATTCTGCACTTGAAGGGAAGCAGCAGTGAGATGCTCCCCAAAATCAGCGA GTTGTCCCTCTGTGACCTCGCTGGCTCGGAGCGCTGCAAGAACCAGAAAAGCGGGGACCGCATGAAGGAGGCAAATAACATCAACACCTCCCTGCACACGCTCGGCCGCTGCATCGCTGCGCTGCGCCAGAATCAGCAGTCCAA GCTGAAGCAGAGTGTTGTTCCCTTCCGGGACAGCAAGCTGACCCGTGTGTTTCAAGGCTTCTTCACGGGACGTGGGCGTTCCTGCATGATTGTCAACATTAACCAGTGCGCATCTACGTATGATGAGACCCTGCATGTGGCCAAGTTCTCAGCCATAGCCAGCCAG CTTGTTCAGGCGCCTCCCACAAAGCTGGCACTACCGTCTATCCAATCATTAATCAAGGAACACACCAGGCGAGACAGTAGGAGTTCAGGGGCAGGCTCAAAGCAAGAAGTGGAGACCGATGAAGAGAGCGACGATGATGCAGAAGTGTCCATGTATGATAAGGAG GACCTTCCGCGAGCGGTGGAGGTCCTGTGGGATCTTCTGGTGCAGGAGCGGCAGGACAGGATGCATCTGGAAATGCGCCTCCGTGAGGAGCTCTGCAATGAGATGCTAGAGCAGCTGCAACAGAAGGAGCAGTGGTGCAG CCAACACTTGGACACGCAGAAGGAGCTACTGGTGGAACTGTATGAGGATAAACTGAACAATCTGAAGGAGTCACTGACTGATTATTACCAGGAGAGGATTCAG GAGCGTGATGAAAAGATTGAAGAGCTGGAGGCTGCTCTGCAGGAGGCAAAGCTACAGTCAGAGGCCCTGGAGAGGAAAGAGCAGGAGCAGCCCCTGCGCAGATCAAAACGAGCAGTAGCAGCTGCATCCACTCTGCAGCAGGAGttgctggaagttaaagccaagCTGGAGCAGTGCCAATCAGAGCTGAACACCACTACTGCAG AGTTGCACAGGTACCAGAAGCAGCTGGAGCCACCTCCTTCTGCCAAACCCCTCACTCTGGATGTGGACAGGAAGCTGGAGGATGGACAAAAG AATGTGAAGCTGCTGCGGTCAGAGCTGCAAAGACTTGGGACGTCCCTCCAGGCTGCTGAGAGAGCATGTTGTCACACTACAAGTGCAGGAAAACTTCGAGAAGCCCTCTGCACCTGTGATGACATCCTGGCTAGACAG GACCAAACACTGGCGGAGTTGCAAAACAACATGATGTTGGTGAAGCTAGATCTGCGGAAGAAGGCAACCTGTATTGCTGAACAGTACCATACTGTGCAGAAGCTCCAGGCCCCTTCAACATCTACTTTAAAGAAACGCTTCTGTGCTAATAGGGAAAACCTGCAGCCAAGTCAGCCTCCTGGCAAGAAACCCTTCCTGCACGGCTTTCTGTCCCGCTCACCCGCACATCCTCGTATGGCAGAGAGCAGCCCCTATAGCCGTATCCTGCGTGCCCGGCGATCACCAGTACTCAAGGCCCTGCCCTCTAGTAAAAAATATTAA